A region of the Pseudoprevotella muciniphila genome:
CGAAGATAAAGTCGTTGAGTCGTTGGTTTCCTGAGCCGATTACTTCGTCTTTCGTTCCCTCCCATTCCTTGTTTCCCTGGTAGATAAAGAGGATGTGCTCCCCTATTCCCATCACGCTGTTCATGTCGTGTGTATTGATGATGGTGGTAGTGCCGAGTTCTTTCGTAATGCCATGTATGAGTTCGTCGATGACGAGCGATGTCTTGGGGTCGAGTCCTGAGTTGGGTTCGTCGCAGAAAAGGTATTGCGGCTCCATGACGATGGCTCTGGCTATAGCCACGCGTTTCTGCATACCTCCGGATATTTCTCCCGGGTATTTTCCTGCTGCTTCGAGCAGGTTCACCCTGTCGAGACAAAATTCCGCACGGCGTTTCCTTTCTTTGTAAGACTTATCAGAGAACATATCGAGCGGAAACATCACGTTCTCAAGCACAGAGAGCGAGTCGAAGAGTGCAGCACTCTGGAAAATCATGCCCATCTCACGTCTGAGCATGGTGCGCTGTTTTTTGTTCATTTTGACGAAATCGCGGTTGTCGTAAAGCACTTCGCCAGCCGTGGGGTCGAAAAGTCCTACAAGGCATTTCATCAGTACGGTCTTTCCACTACCGCTCTGACCGATGATAAGACTTGTTTTGCCGTTTTCAAAACGGAAGTCGATGCCCTTGAGCACCTCCTTGTCTTCAAATTCTTTTCTTAATTGCTTTATTTCTATCACGACGTTACTGGTTCTTT
Encoded here:
- a CDS encoding ABC transporter ATP-binding protein, which gives rise to MIEIKQLRKEFEDKEVLKGIDFRFENGKTSLIIGQSGSGKTVLMKCLVGLFDPTAGEVLYDNRDFVKMNKKQRTMLRREMGMIFQSAALFDSLSVLENVMFPLDMFSDKSYKERKRRAEFCLDRVNLLEAAGKYPGEISGGMQKRVAIARAIVMEPQYLFCDEPNSGLDPKTSLVIDELIHGITKELGTTTIINTHDMNSVMGIGEHILFIYQGNKEWEGTKDEVIGSGNQRLNDFIFASDFMKRNK